AGAAGAAGTATATAAGACACTAATTCtgaaatgagacggtctcaaggtgagaccatctctattgagctgacccaatatatattttttgtcttaaataatcacttataacgttaaagtgatctcttataattttaatataattaattttaatagttttagaatgattacttataaccttaaaacgattacttatgatcttacagtaatcaattgaagaaatggACTATTATATAGACCCGTCTCACGGTAAGATGGTATCATATAAGAAGAGTTGTATATAAGGAAGTGATCCTTAGAATAATTGTTTCTGTACAAGTgtgaatttaaatttcattgtttttttatatcaaaaaaaaagattttattattttattatttttttactaatgggcTATTTGTATGGATCTGTCTCACGATGGGaggatctcatacaagacttattTGCATGAGCTCATGTTATGCTGAgatgatctcatacaagactacttttgtattttataattatagtcTGTAGTACATTAATTGAACATATGAACTAATTGCCTCCAAAATATATAAACtgtaaaaagaaataagaaatagATTATCAATTTAGGTTTCAACCTTTACACTTTGTTGTATAACGAGGATAATAAGTTATGGATAAGTAATCTTATTTTAAATGCTAGCGCGGTTGTATGTGTAGCTAATGAATCGATCACAGGGAAGCTAGTTAATTAATTTGCTTAACTCTTTATTATTACATTAtccaaattaacaaaaatatgtgatgatttttaaatttactaCTACTAAGTATATTATAGAACTAAGTTACTGAAAAAGACTACTAAAATAAACTGAGtaggaaatttttattttaaaacaatataaaGACAGTATAGAATTTCGGAAATGACCTAATTTTGGTTTGAAATTCAATTCCAACTATACTTGTATAAAAATGAATCTTTATATGACTAAAAGCGATTTAATGAATCTCAAGACTTCTGCTATATCGATTAATATATCCTTTTAGGACGTTACTAGTTTTAATCTTCAATCTTTCCTTTTAGCCTCATTTAGCGACACAacaaaaggtcaacgcgggacATTTTAGCATCTTAAAGGGGACGCCATATGCTATTACTAATTCTTTGTGTTTTGTAGTGATATAAgactaaatatatatttttttgaaaacatAAGATTTAGCAACAAGTTCTAGACTATACATCTTTATTAACAAAACCCCTTAAGTTGTAGCATAAAAATCACAAATGTTCATATCGCATGATAAAAACTCGAATCATTTTCTCCTAAAAGACCGTTAAAAAATACCCGCCAAATCTAATATTGCTTAACGTGTGCAGATTCAACATAGGTGTTGCTCAATTAAAAACGgctacaatctaataaaaaagcGTTCACCAACTTCCGATCAAACTCACATTGATCTCAATTGTGTGCATAATCTTGATTGCTTTCAAATccctaatttttgtttttaagttatGATTGCGATCAAATGCACTAGAAGATCGTGGGCAAAACCAGATTGATCGAgcttacattttttatttaatattcatgataacaattattattaaaCACTAAATTATTATACTATTGGAAAAGTCAACCATATATGCCTTAATCATTgactaaattattaaaaatgtcCAGTATAATCATTTGTCTTGTACTATTCAATAATGCAGCTATTATTATATGCAAGCTGCCAAGCCATAAGAAGCTATTCATTAAGCTTTAGGAACCACAAAAACATTACCATAAAAAAGTGCAAAGTGCAAACTTTACGTTAATTAATTTCAAGTCTTGCATTGTTTTTGTGCGAACAGAAAACATTTTAAATAAAGTTTGAGATCAGTTAGTTGTTCAAGATCAATGGGAGTTTGCTGTTCAAGATCAATGACAGATATAGAACTTGGCCAAGGGACTGACATTGATACCAGCAAAAAATCTAAGTTTTATTTTAACCGATTAATATTCTTTTCTTTTAAGTCTctctttctatatatatatatatatatatatgtatgtcttTCCTTAACGTTGTGCTTGAATAATGTTTTTAGAAGTAAAAGAATATAAGAGGATGGAGGAAAAGGGAGGATAGAAATGATTTGCCTGTTTgtcatttgaatttttaatctttttaaaattaaaagaaatatttattttgtttaaaatgtgtaagaaatttctcatttaattttcatccatttattttcctttcatttctttttggTATGCGAAATGAGAAAAATGTAATTGGTCCGTTtcctttgcttttttttttttcctttttttttctaataaaagaCGATATAAATCTACATTAAAATAGCTTTTACATTTTTGTTGTTAGATTTTCCTTAatggtttgatcaatattttataaattgtaatataacgtaaagaattatttttgctgatattagttttttttttttttttaaaaataaaaataaaatcctgaATCTATGTTTTAAAGTTGTAAGATTGTGAAACAAACCTTTGTAATACCCAAGTTACGGTGGATTTGCTACAAtgtgtaaatataaaattttgatgtGTGTTGATTATTAAGTCCGTTGGAATGTGCAATATTGTTGTCATTCGACAACTAGCAGGTTATTTGTAGTTGGGTCTAAGAAGAGAGACAGGAAGACTACAGGAATCTGTGAATTAAACATTCCAATGCATTTTAGTATTGTcataaattttatgttttgttgGATATTAATTTCTTTTCGCAAGTACATATTAGATTTTATTTTCGGTTTAATGAGCCAAGATGGTTCTCAAGATGTATTTGCTcttgttgaaaaataaaatgtaaatagTTGGTCATAGTTTATAGGATGAATTCGACATCGGGTCACTAGAAGAGGGATGTGTTATATGTAATCACCATTAAGGTATCATAGCTTCTACGAATGATGTTAATGGCGGACCCTCGGACCCACCCCCAAGATGCATACCATCACTTTTGTATTTGTCATGTTGCTTCCAACTTGAATACTCATGTGAAGAATGTAGAGATGAATAAATTATCAATTGCCATTACTTATCAAATAAAAAGGGAACTAGTAGGCTGTAAGGCTCAATCTTCATACGATCAATGAGGAAGGTTTCGAATACATTAATgacatgaaaaagaaaaatgatcaTTAGTATTTGGTATTTCTAAGGTTTACATATTCATGCACTTAATCATAGCAACTAGAattaaattgataaaataatCATGCACATTAGTAAATCGTACAACATTGATTTCGTTATTGACTTACCAATTATTGATTCATCCAATACTCTTTTTCTTTATCAATATGTATTTTCTCCCAACATTGTTGATCAAGAATCACCTAGCTACCTTTCAATTTTCATCAACATATTACCATAAATCACACAACACAACATCATGTCAAAGTCCAATAAATAATTCATTTATAGGAAGAGATTGAATTAATTTTGTAAACATACaagtatatgaaagaaatattatgtattcttaaacataattatcttgGCATTAACTCATAAATTATGAATCTTATCTTATTATGCTAAAACcaagaaaaacaattagaaatgAACCTCATAATTCTCTTCCTACTCTTGTTGGATTCCAAGCAGGCAAACACAGTATCGTAAGTCAAATCCATCAATGACTTAACTATCAAATCTTTTGCAGCATTTGCTAAATTATAAAGTGCATACTGATCATTTTCGTTTACAGATTTTTTATCCAAAATCTTGAGTTCTTGAATATAATTAGGGTTTTCCGCATGCTTTTTGCAGTAGACGATAACTTTCGCTAGTACATGTCCGGTGACTGTCGGCACCCGAAACTTTCTTTGGTTGACAGGCAGATCTTTTAAATACCTACGGATTGTTTTCATTTGCACTGCCACGTTTTCTTCGATTTCGAAGGTCAATCCATCTGAGCTCGTTAGGGTTATCGTGTTCCTGTTCTCGGATGAAGAACAAGATCTTGATGAAGATGCCATtcttagaaagatttgatgagaaaattggACAAAATTTAGAGGacagatttaaaaaaaattgaaaaacaataaaactcaGAGAGATTCTGATTTGTAGGATAGTATTTACTTATATTTCTAAAAAAGGAATAACATGTTCTATTTATAACAAACTTCCTTAATAATGGGAAATTAGGGAATTATAGAACACTCAATTAACCCTTAATTTTCTACAGAAACTTCTTTTTCGacaattactccctccgtttttgAAATACTCGCTATAGTTTTGTTGTGtgtactatttatatatatatatatatatatatatatatatatatatatatatatatatatatatatatatatatatgtatatatatatatatatatatatatttatatatatatatgtttaagcttattttatgtaTTGCGACTAGTGTGTAAGTAACAATATAGTcgagtgagatcttgtttataccgtctaatcacatactttaaaaatattaactttttatcatttataaatgtgtataattcaacatataaatgAGCAAAATTATACATTGgattgcataaaaagtcaaatgtagcaagtataatggagtAGAAGAAGTATATAAGACACTAATTCtgaaatgagacggtctcaaggtgagaccatctctattgagctgacccaatatatattttttgtcttaaataatcacttataacattaaagtgatctcttataattttaatataattaattttaatagttttataatgattacttataacctttaaacgattacttatgatcttacagtaatcaattgaagaaatggACTATTATATAGACCCGTCTCACGGTAAGATGGTATCATATAAGAAGAGTTGTATATAAGGAAGTGATCCTTAAATAATTGTTTCTGTACAAGTgtgaatttaaatttcattgtttttttatatcaaaaaaaaagattttattattttattatttttttactaatgggcTATTTGTATGGATCTGTCTCACGATGGGaggatctcatacaagacttattTGCATGAGCTCATGTTATGCTGAgatgatctcatacaagactacttttgtattttataattatagtcTGTAGTACATTAATTGAACATATGAACTAATTGCCTCCAAAATATATaaactgtaaaaaaaaaaataagaaatagaTTATCAATTTAGGTTTCAACCTTTACACTTTGTTGTATAACGAGGATAATAAGTTATGGATAAGTAATCTTATTTTAAATGCTGGCGCGGTTGTATGTGTAGCTAATGAATCGATCACAGGGAAGCTAGTTAATTAATTTGCTTAACTCTTTATTATTACATTAtccaaattaacaaaaatatgtgatgatttttaaatttactaCTACTAAGTATATTATAGAACTAAGTTACTGAAAAAGACTACTAAAATAAACTGAGtaggaaatttttattttaaaacaatataaaGACAGTATAGAATTTCGGAAATGACCTAATTTTGGTTTGAAATTCAATTCCAACTATACTTGTATAAAAATGAATCTTTATATGACTAAAAGCGATTTAATGAATCTCAAGACTTCTGCTATATCGATTAATATATCCTTTTAGGACGTTACTAGTTTTAATCTTCAATCTTTCCTTTTAGCCTCATTTAGCGACACAACAAAAGGTCAACGCCGGACATTTTAGCATCTTAAAGGGGACGCCATATGCTATTACTAATTCTTTGTGTTTTGTAGTGATATAAgactaaatatatatttttttgaaaacatAAGATTTAGCAACAAGTTCTAGACTATACATCTTTATTAACAAAACCCCTTAAGTTGTAGCATAAAAATCACAAATGTTCATATCGCATGATAAAAACTCGAATCATTTTCTCCTAAAAGACCGTTAAAAAATACCCGCCAAATCTAATATTGCTTAACGTGTGCAGATTCAACATAGGTGTTGCTCAATTAAAAACGgctacaatctaataaaaaagcGTTCACCAACTTCCGATCAAACTCACATTGATCTCAATTGTGTGCATAATCTTGATTGCTTTCAAATccctaatttttgtttttaagttatGATTGCGATCAAATGCACTAGAAGATCGTGGGCAAAACCAGATTGATCGAgcttacattttttatttaatattcatgataacaattattattaaaCACTAAATTATTATACTATTGGAAAAGTCAACCATATATGCCTTAATCATTgactaaattattaaaaatgtcCAGTATAATCATTTGTCTTGTACTATTCAATAATGCAGCTATTATTATATGCAAGCTGCCAAGCCATAAGAAGCTATTCATTAAGCTTTAGGAACCACAAAAACATTACCATAAAAAAGTGCAAAGTGCAAACTTTACGTTAATTAATTTCAAGTCTTGCATTGTTTTTGTGCGAACAGAAAACATTTTAAATAAAGTTTGAGATCAGTTAGTTGTTCAAGATCAATGGGAGTTTGCTGTTCAAGATCAATGACAGATATAGAACTTGGCCAAGGGACTGACATTGATACCAGGAAAAAATCTAAGTTTTATTTTAACCGATTAATATTCTTTTCTTTTAAGTCTctctttctatatatatatatatatatatatgtatgtcttTCCTTAACGTTGTGCTTGAATAATGTTTTTAGAAGTAAAAGAATATAAGAGGATGGAGGAAAAGGGAGGATAGAAATGATTTGCCTGTTTgtcatttgaatttttaatctttttaaaattaaaagaaatatttattttgtttaaaatgtgtaagaaatttctcatttaattttcatccatttattttcctttcatttctttttggTATGCGAAATGAGAAAAATGTAATTGGTCCGTTtcctttgcttttttttttttcctttttttttctaataaaagaCGATATAAATCTACATTAAAATAGCTTTTACATTTTTGTTGTTAGATTTTCCTTAatggtttgatcaatattttataaattgtaatataacgtaaagaattatttttgctgatattagtttttttttttttttaaaaataaaaataaaatcctgaATCTATGTTTTAAAGTTGTAAGATTGTGAAACAAACCTTTGTAATACCCAAGTTACGGTGGATTTGCTACAAtgtgtaaatataaaattttgatgtGTGTTGATTATTAAGTCCGTTGGAATGTGCAATATTGTTGTCATTCGACAACTAGCAGGTTATTTGTAGTTGGGTCTAAGAAGAGAGACAGGAAGACTACAGGAATCTGTGAATTAAACATTCCAATGCATTTTAGTATTGTcataaattttatgttttgttgGATATTAATTTCTTTTCGCAAGTACATATTAGATTTTATTTTCGGTTTAATGAGCCAAGATGGTTCTCAAGATGTATTTGCTcttgttgaaaaataaaatgtaaatagTTGGTCATAGTTTATAGGATGAATTCGACATCGGGTCACTAGAAGAGGGATGTGTTATATGTAATCACCATTAAGGTATCATAGCTTCTACGAATGATGTTAATGGCGGACCCTCGGACCCACCCCCAAGATGCATACCATCACTTTTGTATTTGTCATGTTGCTTCCAACTTGAATACTCATGTGAAGAATGTAGAGATGAATAAATTATCAATTGCCATTACTTATCAAATAAAAAGGGAACTAGTAGGCTGTAAGGCTCAATCTTCATACGATCAATGAGGAAGGTTTCGAATACATTAATgacatgaaaaagaaaaatgatcaTTAGTATTTGGTATTTCTAAGGTTTACATATTCATGCACTTAATCATAGCAACTAGAattaaattgataaaataatCATGCACATTAGTAAATCGTACAACATTGATTTCGTTATTGACTTACCAATTATTGATTCATCCAATACTCTTTTTCTTTATCAATATGTATTTTCTCCCAACATTGTTGATCAAGAATCACCTAGCTACCTTTCAATTTTCATCAACATATTACCATAAATCACACAACACAACATCATGTCAAAGTCCAATAAATAATTCATTTATAGGAAGAGATTGAATTAATTTTGTAAACATACaagtatatgaaagaaatattatgtattcttaaacataattatcttgGCATTAACTCATAAATTATGAATCTTATCTTATTATGCTAAAACcaagaaaaacaattagaaatgAACCTCATAATTCTCTTCCTACTCTTGTTGGATTCCAAGCAGGCAAACACAGTATCGTAAGTCAAATCCATCAATGACTTAACTATCAAATCTTTTGCAGCATTTGCTAAATTATAAAGTGCATACTGATCATTTTCGTTTACAGATTTTTTATCCAAAATCTTGAGTTCTTGAATATAATTAGGGTTTTCCGCATGCTTTTTGCAGTAGACGATAACTTTCGCTAGTACATGTCCGGTGACTGTCGGCACCCGAAACTTTCTTTGGTTGACAGGCAGATCTTTTAAATACCTACGGATTGTTTTCATTTGCACTGCCACGTTTTCTTCGATTTCGAAGGTCAATCCATCTGAGCTCGTTAGGGTTATCGTGTTCCTGTTCTCGGATGAAGAACAAGATCTTGATGAAGATGCCATtcttagaaagatttgatgagaaaattggACAAAATTTAGAGGacagatttaaaaaaaattgaaaaacaataaaactcaGAGAGATTCTGATTTGTAGGATAGTATTTACTTATATTTCTAAAAAAGGAATAACATGTTCTATTTATAACAAACTTCCTTAATAATGGGAAATTAGGGAATTATAGAACACTCAATTAACCCTTAATTTTCTACAGAAACTTCTTTTTCGacaattactccctccgtttttgAAATACTCGCTATAGTTTTGTTGTGtgtactatttatatatatatatatatatatatatatatatatatatatatatatatatatatatatatatatatatatatatatatatatatatatatatatatatatatatatatatatatatatatatatatatatatatatgtatatatatatatatatatatatatatatatatatatatatatatatatatatatatatatatatatatatatatatatatgtttaagcttattttatgtaTTGCGACTAGTGTGTAAGTAACAATATAGTcgagtgagatcttgtttataccgtctaatcacatactttaaaaatattaactttttatcatttataaatgtgtataattcaacatataaatgAGCAAAATTATACATTGgattgcataaaaagtcaaatgtagcaagtataatggagtAGAAGAAGTATATAAGACACTAATTCtgaaatgagacggtctcaaggtgagaccatctctattgagctgacccaatatatattttttgtcttaaataatcacttataacattaaagtgatctcttataattttaatataattaattttaatagttttataatgattacttataacctttaaacgattacttatgatcttacagtaatcaattgaagaaatggACTATTATATAGACCCGTCTCACGGTAAGATGGTATCATATAAGAAGAGTTGTATATAAGGAAGTGATCCTTAAATAATTGTTTCTGTACAAGTgtgaatttaaatttcattgtttttttatatcaaaaaaaaagattttattattttattatttttttactaatgggcTATTTGTATGGATCTGTCTCACGATGGGaggatctcatacaagacttattTGCATGAGCTCATGTTATGCTGAgatg
This genomic stretch from Amaranthus tricolor cultivar Red isolate AtriRed21 chromosome 9, ASM2621246v1, whole genome shotgun sequence harbors:
- the LOC130823239 gene encoding SKP1-like protein 7; amino-acid sequence: MASSSRSCSSSENRNTITLTSSDGLTFEIEENVAVQMKTIRRYLKDLPVNQRKFRVPTVTGHVLAKVIVYCKKHAENPNYIQELKILDKKSVNENDQYALYNLANAAKDLIVKSLMDLTYDTVFACLESNKSRKRIMRFL